One Salvia splendens isolate huo1 chromosome 22, SspV2, whole genome shotgun sequence DNA segment encodes these proteins:
- the LOC121786169 gene encoding putative ubiquitin-conjugating enzyme E2 38 — protein sequence MESATAFPQYIALNSKFSDGGSKEVPPPAMDRSSKSKFEVPEIIDVDMLEDGDDASLMDSEVDGSAKGKKVLSNSSVGVCGLADEESGDNMATSNVGGEELEDYADDFSSSLYFGEDEWMDSDYDGMIYDDNDHLEAHFDNMELPPGVEAPVPWFRGSPKNDTQIPVKGPSTSTHSGSSLRTGPVKVVDKIVYKFDNFAKFDTVDDHSDHYYSTRKCSEVASKNWAKRIQEEWKILEKNLPAEVYVRVYESRMDLLRAVIIGAEGTPYHDGLFFFDVYFPSKYPAIPPEVYYHSGGLRINPNLYDSGKVCLSLLNTWSGSRKEKWIPDQSTALQVLVSIQGLILNAKPYFNEPGYEGEMGTKRGEDSSSAYNENTFIYSLKTMIYSMQKPPKHFEDFVVGYFRKHARYILVSCVAYLNGAEVGCLVRGGVHDADKDNRRCSEQFKETLGQCITRLVKTFMDIEADGCQEFLAAAKKGSKTE from the exons ATGGAGTCCGCCACCGCGTTTCCGCAATACATCGCTCTCAATTCCAA GTTTTCGGATGGCGGAAGCAAAGAGGTGCCGCCGCCGGCGATGGATCGCTCTTCTAAATCAAAATTCGAG GTTCCTGAAATAATAGATGTTGACATGTTAGAAGACGGTGATGATGCTTCCTTGATGGATAGTGAAGTTGATGGAAGTGCCAAAGGAAAG AAAGTCCTCTCGAATTCTTCTGTTGGTGTTTGTGGTTTAGCAGATGAAGAATCTGGAGATAACATGGCAACATCAAATGTTGGTGGTGAAGAATTAGAAGATTATGCAGATGATTTCAGCTCTAGTTTATACTTTGGAGAGGATGAGTGGATGGATTCAGATTATGATGGTATGATTTATGATGACAATGATCATTTGGAAGCACATTTTGATAACATGGAGCTTCCACCTGGAGTTGAGGCGCCTGTCCCCTGGTTTCGGGGTTCTCCTAAAAATGATACACAGATCCCAGTCAAGGGCCCAAGCACTTCAACACATTCAG GGAGTTCACTGCGGACAGGGCCGGTGAAGGTGGTTGACAAAATTGTGTACAAGTTTGACAATTTTGCAAAATTTGACACTGTTGATGACCACTCGGATCATTATTACTCCACAAGAAAGTGTTCTGAAGTG GCATCAAAGAACTGGGCGAAGAGAATACAAGAAGAATGGAAGATTCTTGAAAAAAATTTGCCAG CTGAGGTATATGTGAGGGTTTACGAATCAAGGATGGATCTTTTGAGAGCAGTGATAATCGGGGCGGAAGGAACACCGTACCATGATGGTCTCTTTTTCTTTGATGTCTACTTCCCCAGCAAATATCCTGCTATTCCACCC GAAGTCTATTACCATTCAGGTGGTCTCCGAATCAATCCTAACTTGTACGATTCTGGGAAAGTGTGCCTTAGCCTTCTGAACACATGGAGCGGGAGCAGAAAGGAGAAGTGGATCCCGGACCAGTCAACTGCACTACAAGTGTTGGTCTCCATACAAGGTTTGATATTAAATGCAAAACCCTACTTTAATGAGCCTGGGTATGAGGGGGAAATGGGAACAAAAAGAGGGGAGGATAGCTCCTCTGCGTATAACGAGAACACATTCATATATTCCTTGAAGACAATGATTTACAGCATGCAGAAGCCACCCAAG CACTTTGAGGACTTTGTGGTGGGGTATTTCCGGAAGCATGCACGTTACATTTTGGTGTCCTGTGTGGCCTACTTGAACGGAGCTGAAGTGGGCTGCCTTGTCAGAGGTGGCGTTCATGATGCTGACAAAGACAACAGGAGATGCTCGGAGCAGTTCAAGGAGACGCTGGGGCAGTGCATCACTCGTCTGGTAAAGACATTTATGGATATTGAAGCCGATGGTTGTCAGGAGTTCCTAGCTGCAGCGAAGAAAGGTAGTAAAACGGAATAG